One segment of Macrotis lagotis isolate mMagLag1 chromosome 1, bilby.v1.9.chrom.fasta, whole genome shotgun sequence DNA contains the following:
- the LOC141490232 gene encoding olfactory receptor 52B2-like: MSAPNLSSINYDMFVLIGIPGLKEMHLWISIPFCLMYLVAVSGNLILIFVVAAEHSLHEPMYLFLSMLAFWDLILSTSTVPKALAIFWMDDTAISFGGCVTQLFFMHFAFVVESGILLAMAFDRYVAICYPLQYTTILNHSVIGKIGGIVVFRSFATVFPIVFLLKRLPFCRTNIIAHTFCEHMGLAKLACADITINIWYGISVPLLSVMLDMVAIVISYILILRAVFRLPSRDARLKALSTCGSHVCVILMFYLPGIFTVIAQRFGRKIPRHVHILLANLYVLVPPMMNPVIYGVKTKQIREQFFKMFS; the protein is encoded by the exons ATGTCTGCTCCCAACCTCTCCAGCATCAACTATGATATGTTTGTTCTTATTGGCATCCCCGGCTTGAAGGAGATGCATCTGTGGATCTCCATCCCCTTCTGTCTGATGTACCTGGTTGCTGTCTCTGGAAATCTCATTCTGATCTTTGTGGTGGCTGCTGAGCATAGCCTCCATGAGCCCATGTACCTCTTCCTATCCATGCTGGCATTCTGGGATCTGATTCTATCCACTTCTACTGTGCCTAAGGCCCTGGCCATCTTCTGGATGGATGACACAGCTATCTCCTTTGGGGGGTGTGTCACTCAACTCTTCTTCATGCACTTTGCCTTTGTGGTGGAGTCAGGGATCCTGCTGGCCATGGCTTTTGACCGTTATGTGGCCATCTGCTACCCATTGCAGTATACCACCATCCTCAACCACAGCGTCATTGGCAAAATCGGTGGCATTGTAGTATTCAGGAGCTTTGCTACTGTCTTCCCCATTGTCTTCTTGCTAAAGCGCCTGCCCTTCTGCCGTACAAACATCATTGCTCACACATTCTGTGAACACATGGGTCTAGCCAAACTGGCCTGTGCAGATATCACCATCAATATCTGGTATGGAATATCTGTACCCTTGCTCAGTGTCATGCTTGACATGGTAGCCATTGTTATCTCCTATATTCTTATCCTTCGGGCAGTCTTCAGGCTACCTTCCAGGGATGCTCGGCTCAAAGCACTGAGCACTTGCGGGTCCCACGTCTGCGTCATCCTCATGTTCTACCTGCCAGGAATTTTCACTGTCATTGCTCAGAGATTTGGCAGGAAAATCCCTCGGCATGTCCATATTCTACTGGCTAATCTTTATGTGCTTGTGCCTCCAATGATGAACCCAGTTATTTATGGAGTCAAAACCAAACAGATCAGGGAGCAA ttttttaaaatgttttcttga
- the LOC141490241 gene encoding olfactory receptor 52H1-like, with translation MATFDLSSYNPNYFTLIGIPGLEKFHIWIAIPFCAIYFVAIVGNCVLLYLIAVEHSLHEPMFLFLSMLAKTDLILSSTTMPKLLSNLWFDDKKITFSGCLTQMFFLHFSFVVDSAILLAMAYDRYVAICSPLRYTTILTHQVIIKIMVGIVIRSFCVILPDVFLLKRLPFCRTHIIPHTYCEHIGVAQLSCADISINIWYGFAVPLMTVVSDIVLIVVSYTIILSAVFRLPSQGARQKALGTCGSHICVIFMFYMPAFFSILAHRFGHNVPRHVLILFANFYVAIPPALNPIVYGVKTKQIRNKILLLFSPKGTQ, from the coding sequence ATGGCCACATTCGATCTAAGCAGCTATAACCCCAACTACTTTACTCTAATAGGGATCCCAGGACTTGAGAAATTCCATATCTGGATCGCAATTCCTTTCTGTGCTATCTACTTCGTGGCCATTGTGGGTAACTGTGTCCTGCTGTACCTCATTGCTGTGGAACACAGCCTCCATGAGCCAATGTTCCTTTTCCTCTCCATGTTGGCCAAAACTGACCTCATTCTGTCTTCTACCACAATGCCCAAACTGCTCAGTAACCTCTGGTTTGATGACAAGAAAATCACCTTCTCAGGTTGCCTCACTCAGATGTTCTTCCTCCATTTCAGCTTTGTTGTGGATTCTGCCATCCTATTGGCTATGGCATATGACCGCTATGTGGCTATATGCTCCCCACTGAGATATACCACCATCCTGACCCACCAGGTCATCATCAAGATTATGGTGGGAATCGTCATCAGGAGCTTCTGTGTCATCTTGCCAGATGTTTTCTTACTCAAGCGACTGCCCTTCTGTCGGACACACATCATCCCCCATACTTATTGTGAACATATAGGTGTGGCCCAACTCTCCTGTGCTGACATATCAATCAACATCTGGTATGGTTTTGCTGTGCCTCTTATGACTGTGGTCTCTGACATTGTCCTTATTGTTGTCTCTTATACTATTATATTGAGTGCTGTCTTCCGCCTTCCTTCTCAAGGTGCCCGCCAGAAGGCTCTTGGAACCTGTGGGTCTCATATCTGTGTTATCTTCATGTTCTATATGCCAGCTTTTTTCTCTATCCTTGCTCATCGCTTTGGACACAATGTCCCACGTCATGTGCTCATCCTCTTTGCCAACTTTTATGTTGCCATTCCTCCAGCTCTCAATCCCATTGTCTATGGAGTGAAGACCAAGCAAATTCGTAATAAGATTCTCCTCCTATTTTCTCCAAAAGGAACACAGTGA